TTTGTAGGTTTAGTAAAAAACAACGCATTATAGTAACCTACTTCTGTTGCATTATACTTTATGTATAGAAGAAGTCTGCATTTTTTGGTGATGCACACTTTACGAGGCAACGTCGTCTGCTTCAGGCACAAGAAAACTGCCGCCGGCCGCCGCCACCGCTATTCGCGCCAACCGTGCCAACGGTCGCACGCGCGATTCCCGCGCTAAATCCTTACCCGCACGCAATTGGTCAGAAAAAATGCCCACGTGACTAAACCTCGCGCTCCTATAGGGCAAGGTTTTGCGCTCAATCCAAATCTCGCCAATCACGACTTTCCCAATGCTTTCCTGTGGCGAGAATTCAGCGGCGTAGCGTTTGTGCTCCGTGGGTCGGTTGGTTCTGAGGAAGCCATCGCTGCGGTGAGTGTCGACTTGTTTATTGCAATTCTCCCCAACGAAATACCTTTAGGCCTCCATCTTGTGCGCAGTAAGTGTGCCCTAAAACACTGTAGAtgaatgtgattttttttcatcgtGACATTTTTCTACAAGACCAAGTAATTCGAGAGTCTGTAAACTGAGTATTACATGTAACTCTATGGGGCCGTAGAAACCCTTGGGTAGACGAGGCCTCACAAAGGAAGCCTATGGACGCCATAGTGTTTCTATGGTGGGGTGCGGGCTGAGATACCTTTCGTTGGAAAAAAATTTCGGCTGTGTCTGCTTTACATTTCGTTATTCTGAAGCCGTCCTTGTGAAGCAGAAGGTTTGAACTTAATTTCGATTTGTTTTCCGGTGCGAATACGAACGTTCTTTATGGCGCGAAAATTCGCTGAAATCCGGCGTTTTTGCCAGCCTTTGTTGCATAGCGCCCCATGCTTTTGCTATGGACGTAAAGCGGCCGCTCATTGGGAACCTACAGCTTCCTATATGCTCTATGGGACGCCCGCTCCATAGCAGAGGCCGGCTGTGCCAGTGCACACTTTTGAGTTTTTTACCTAGTTTGCCGCAAACAACCGCCGCTTGCAAGTCTTAGCGAGGGAAGCCATGATAACGTTCAAGGGCATATTTCGACGGGGCTTTCATTGATGAAGACGGGGATTTCTTCCTCGCTCATAGCTATTTACAGTGCTTGCGACTCCCGCGTTGGCTTCCATTACGCGCTGCGCTTGCAGGCCCCAGGTAGGGACGTGCCGCGCTGGCGTCTTTGGTGTTATTAACCTGCGCAAACAACTTTAACGACTCGGAATTAACTTCTGTTGCGTTACAACTGTTCTGGCGGCGCTGCTGCTTTTTCCTAGGCAGGTTCTTGAACTCTAGTTGAGTGGCGTTTCGGGAGCATGCTGATATTGTAGTCTGCTAGCCGGTTGCGTACCGCTGGTGGGCAATTAGCGCGCAGATATTTTCTTAAAAAACTAAATGTGTATTCTTTTGTGCAGTCGCGTACGCTTATTTTAATCGGAATCGAGAGCTTTTGTGCGGCCAGTCTCTGCGTTCGTCAGCGCTTTTTCGCGAAGTGATGTAACGTAACCTGCGCGGTGAATTACATTTGgcgcgcgatttttttttttccagaagtTCACTCAGTATGTTTGCGAATGATAAGTTGTTTGTcggttcttttgtttttttatatagaTTTGTTCCGTTAATGCAGTTGAGACTTTTCCTAAGAGTCGCGAGAGGGTACGACGTAACTATTTGAAGCAGACGATCTTCCGGCCGGCgagttgcgctttttttttttttttctcccgctttGAAGAGTAGCTGTGGCGTTCGCCTTTTCTGGCGTCATATTTTTTGGTGCACACCGGCGGCGTTTGTGCTGTATAGTTTTAGTAGAGTTCTGTTTGCTGTCGTGCTCCGAGTGAACCTGTACTTCGCTGATGCACGCCGTCTTCGGCACTTACACAGCCACCTGAACTCGTTTTCAATCTCCCATTGCAACGCAGATTTTCGTCTTGACGCTCGGCTGACTCGAGTCAATCGACATGGGCAAGGGAGACAAGCCTCGTGGCCGGATGTCGGCGTATGCCTTCTTCGTGCAGACTTGCCGGGAGGAGCACAAGAAGAAGCACCCCAATGAGAACGTGGTCTTCGCCGAGTTCTCCAAGAAGTGCGCCGAGCGCTGGAAGACCATGAGCGATGGCGAGAAGAAGCGGTTCCACCAGATGGCCGACAAGGACAAGAAGCGCTTCGACACCGAGATGGCCGACTACAAGCCTCCCAAGGGGGACAAGTCCAAGAAGCGCAAGCGCGCAAAGGACCCCAATGCACCCAAGCGTCCCCTGTAAGGCTAACAGATGACAAAGTTCTAGTGTTATAGGGGGACACTAGAGTGAAATGGCTTAGAGAACTTGGGATACTGGGCTTAGGTACTAGGTACCTGTTTCCATTAATTTTGGTTTTGAGTTAGTTTTGGGTTTTTGTTTTGAAAGTTTGATGTGTTAACCTTGCCATCTGAAATatctgaacccccccccccacacacactttTTGTTTTATGCAACTTGCTCAATTTAACACTGTACTTAAAGAAAAGTGATTGTAAGTAATTTCAAGTGGCTGTGTCACCTGTAATTTAATTTCTGAATATTTTTCTGGCTCGCCAATTGCCGCCTGGCGACAAGGGGGTGGTTTAACTTTGTGGATGCTGAACTTTCtaacttcaaaaaaaaatcttactttGAATCTCTCTTTAAGCACACTCCTGTGCATCGTTACTTCACCTTACCAGGTACTTTGTCGAACCCAATTTGAGATATTGGTCTCGGTATAGCAGCTGTACCCACCAACAGCAACCATTGTGAGAGTCAGTACTGGTCTCAAGTTGCCTGCTAGTGTGAATTGGAGATTTGATGGAGCTTTGTCGCAGGTCTGCTTTCTTCTGGTTCTGCAACGACGAGAGACCCAACGTGCGCCAGGAGAACCCAGATTCCTCGGTTGGAGAGGTTGCAAAGGAGCTTGGCCGGCGATGGAATGAGGTTGGCGATGACGTCAAGGCAAAGTACGAGGGCCTTGCCGCCAAGGACAAGGCACGCTACGAGAAGGTAAGTCTCGAGTAAACCTATAGCTATTTCACCATGGTGCACTGTTCAACTGCAGCACTGAAGTTGGCCGCAAGTATTGAACATGCTTCTGGCGCTTGCTTTGCAGGAACTGAAGGCCTACAAGGGAAAGAAGCCCAAGGGTGCATCTCCACCAAAAGAGAAGGCCAAGAAGaaggaagaggaagacgacgaggaTGATgaggacgaagaagatgaggctgaGGATGCTGAAgaggatgacgacgatgacgaagatTGAGAAGGCGTCACTTCTTATGCATACACTTCATTTTCTTTCCCCCCCATTCACCCCTTTGTTTTACTTCTTTGTTCACTTTTGGCCTTGTGGCTATGCCACTTGTGTTCATAGCTGCTGTTTGCCGTTTATTGTTTACCTTTTTTTGTTcgctgttcagtttttttttcgtagggtCCCGTGTTCTTGCATCACGCTAAAAACATGTTGAGTTTCTGATGGGGCCCCAAAACGGGTGTTACACATAACATTTCTTCCCTGTTTGCAGGCAAAAGTGgctgatttttattttattttttcctaCTCCCTCCTTTATTGTCTTTTGTACATGTGTGCCTGtggagttaaaaaaaaaatactgttaaCTTAATGCTGTAAAGATGTAACTAAATCTCTTCATCATTGGTGTGCACCAGgcacgtagccagaaattttttcgggTAAGGGGGGTGGAGAGATCACCCCTTACAATTGCcagctctctatgccatggcgggAAAAAAATTTGGGTGGGGGGCACTTGCCCAATGTGCCACCCCTTGGCTACATCCCTGGTGTGCGCAGTGTGAGTAAACCACATCGCTGCCCATTTTGAAGATCACTTAGCCACGCCCACCGCAAGTGGGATTGTCAATGTATTTTCTGCACTGATATGTAAGCCTGTATATATCTATTTCTTTTCTCTCCCGAGGCCCCGCTTGGCCCACATGGGTTTTAAGTTTCCGGTGCCACATGTACTGTCTCGGGCTTTCAGTTGTGTTATCATCATACCTCATTGCTAATTATTCA
The nucleotide sequence above comes from Rhipicephalus microplus isolate Deutch F79 chromosome 2, USDA_Rmic, whole genome shotgun sequence. Encoded proteins:
- the Dsp1 gene encoding dorsal switch protein 1, giving the protein MGKGDKPRGRMSAYAFFVQTCREEHKKKHPNENVVFAEFSKKCAERWKTMSDGEKKRFHQMADKDKKRFDTEMADYKPPKGDKSKKRKRAKDPNAPKRPLSAFFWFCNDERPNVRQENPDSSVGEVAKELGRRWNEVGDDVKAKYEGLAAKDKARYEKELKAYKGKKPKGASPPKEKAKKKEEEDDEDDEDEEDEAEDAEEDDDDDED